The following are encoded together in the Methylorubrum sp. B1-46 genome:
- the recO gene encoding DNA repair protein RecO produces MQWTDDGLVIGLRKHGETGIVLELMTPEHGRHLGLVHGGRSRRMQPMLQPGNTLRATWRARLDGALGSYAVEPLNMNASRLMDSGLALYGVAHLSALLRLLPERDPHPDLYAAAQVLIGHLDDPEIAPALMVRFELALLAGLGFGLDLSHCAATGANDALVYVSPKSGRAVSASAGEPFRDRLLALPPFLRDRDQPGSGWRTPDAGDVREGFTLTGYFLDQHVWRPRAQDTPQERARFVALGTGQS; encoded by the coding sequence ATGCAATGGACCGACGATGGCCTCGTGATCGGCCTGCGCAAGCACGGCGAGACCGGGATCGTGCTCGAACTGATGACGCCGGAGCACGGACGCCATCTCGGGCTCGTTCATGGCGGCCGCTCGCGGCGGATGCAGCCGATGCTTCAGCCCGGCAACACGCTGCGCGCCACGTGGCGGGCGCGGCTCGACGGGGCGCTCGGCTCCTACGCCGTCGAGCCGCTGAACATGAACGCCTCGCGGCTGATGGATTCGGGGTTGGCGCTCTACGGTGTCGCGCATCTCTCGGCGCTGCTGCGGCTTCTCCCTGAGCGCGACCCGCATCCGGACCTCTACGCGGCGGCACAGGTGCTGATCGGCCATCTCGACGATCCCGAGATCGCGCCCGCGCTGATGGTGCGGTTCGAACTGGCGCTGCTTGCGGGGCTCGGCTTCGGTCTCGACCTCTCCCACTGCGCGGCCACAGGCGCCAACGACGCCCTGGTCTACGTGTCCCCGAAGAGCGGGCGCGCGGTCAGCGCCTCGGCTGGCGAGCCGTTTCGCGATCGCCTGCTGGCGCTGCCACCCTTCCTGCGCGACCGCGACCAGCCCGGCAGCGGCTGGCGCACGCCCGACGCCGGCGACGTTCGGGAGGGGTTTACCTTGACGGGGTATTTCCTCGATCAGCATGTCTGGCGCCCACGGGCGCAAGACACGCCGCAGGAACGCGCACGATTCGTCGCACTCGGCACTGGCCAGAGTTGA
- the infA gene encoding translation initiation factor IF-1 gives MAKEELMQFDGLVVEILPDARYRVQLDQGHEIVAYTAGKMKKNRIKTLAGDRVTVEMSPYDLEKGRLVFRHKDERSGPRPPQRGGQQFRRR, from the coding sequence ATGGCGAAAGAGGAATTGATGCAGTTCGACGGCTTGGTCGTCGAGATCCTGCCGGACGCGCGCTACCGGGTGCAGCTCGACCAAGGCCACGAAATCGTCGCCTACACGGCCGGCAAGATGAAGAAGAACCGCATCAAGACCCTGGCCGGCGACCGCGTCACCGTCGAGATGTCCCCCTACGACCTCGAAAAGGGTCGCCTCGTGTTCCGCCACAAGGACGAGCGTTCCGGTCCGCGTCCGCCCCAGCGCGGCGGTCAGCAGTTCCGCCGCCGCTAA
- a CDS encoding IS5 family transposase (programmed frameshift), giving the protein MERLLPPRPPHPLGCHNPRTPDRKAMDAILFVLRTGCQWNALTATGICTSSSAHRRFQEWTQAGVFEAFWREGLLAYDDLVGIDWTWLSLDAAMGKAPLVGEKTGPNPTDRGKRGVKRSVLTDGRGVPISVVIAGANVNDHLLMGETLDAVPVARPKPTRRSPLHLCLDKGYDYATSRTLVEERGFTLHLRRRGEEIHAKRHRGAKARRWVVERAHAWLNRFRGILIRWPKKPRNYRALVHFACGIIAAQQTLPE; this is encoded by the exons ATGGAGCGCTTGCTGCCTCCACGTCCGCCTCATCCTCTGGGCTGTCACAACCCGCGGACGCCCGATCGCAAGGCGATGGACGCGATCCTGTTCGTGCTGCGCACCGGATGCCAGTGGAACGCCCTGACCGCCACCGGGATCTGCACCTCTTCCTCGGCCCATCGCCGGTTCCAGGAGTGGACGCAGGCCGGGGTGTTCGAGGCGTTCTGGCGGGAGGGCCTGCTGGCCTACGACGATCTGGTCGGGATCGACTGGACGTGGTTGTCGCTGGATGCAGCCATGGGCAAGGCGCCCCTG GTGGGGGAAAAAACCGGCCCCAACCCGACCGACCGCGGCAAGCGCGGGGTCAAGCGCTCGGTGCTCACTGACGGACGCGGCGTCCCGATCAGCGTCGTCATCGCGGGCGCCAACGTCAACGACCATCTTCTCATGGGTGAGACCTTGGACGCCGTACCCGTCGCCCGGCCCAAACCGACCAGACGCTCGCCCCTGCACCTGTGCCTCGACAAGGGATACGACTACGCCACCTCCCGGACCTTGGTCGAGGAGCGCGGCTTCACCCTCCACCTGCGCCGCCGAGGCGAGGAGATCCACGCCAAACGCCACCGCGGGGCCAAGGCGCGCAGATGGGTCGTCGAGCGCGCCCACGCTTGGCTCAACCGCTTCCGTGGCATCCTCATCCGCTGGCCCAAAAAGCCCCGGAACTACCGAGCCCTCGTCCACTTCGCCTGCGGGATCATCGCCGCTCAACAAACCCTACCGGAATAG
- a CDS encoding lytic transglycosylase domain-containing protein, whose protein sequence is MTGHGLRMVAVAALMGLAGTAQAAQCGNNAAGFEAWKDEFIAEAKGRASPAALAALANTSYSTATISADRGQKSFKLSLDQFLAKRGGNTIVSRGRALKAQNAALFASIEQRYGVPPGPLLAIWGMETGFGAVKGNVNTLSAVATLAYDCRRSAFFTDQLYAALKLVDSGVLTPSTRGAAHGEVGHTQFLPKNVLTYGVGGSLDSAPVALNSTANFLKGHGWQRGAGYQPGEPNFAAIQGWNAAGVYQRAIALLGARIDGQ, encoded by the coding sequence ATGACCGGACACGGTTTGAGAATGGTGGCGGTGGCCGCCCTGATGGGGCTCGCCGGCACGGCGCAGGCGGCGCAGTGCGGCAACAATGCCGCCGGCTTCGAGGCCTGGAAGGACGAGTTCATCGCCGAGGCCAAGGGCCGGGCGAGCCCGGCGGCGCTCGCAGCACTCGCCAACACCTCCTACTCCACCGCCACCATCTCGGCCGATCGCGGCCAGAAGAGCTTCAAGCTCTCGCTCGATCAGTTCCTGGCCAAGCGCGGCGGCAACACCATCGTCTCGCGCGGGCGCGCCCTGAAGGCGCAGAACGCGGCGCTCTTCGCCTCGATCGAGCAGCGCTACGGCGTGCCGCCGGGCCCGCTCCTGGCGATCTGGGGCATGGAGACCGGCTTCGGCGCTGTGAAGGGCAACGTCAACACCCTCTCGGCGGTCGCGACACTGGCCTACGATTGCCGCCGCTCGGCCTTCTTCACCGATCAGCTCTACGCCGCGCTTAAGCTCGTCGACAGCGGCGTGCTGACGCCCTCGACCCGCGGCGCGGCCCACGGCGAGGTCGGTCACACCCAGTTCCTGCCGAAGAACGTCCTGACCTACGGCGTCGGCGGCAGCCTCGACAGCGCCCCGGTCGCGCTGAACTCCACGGCGAACTTTCTCAAGGGACACGGCTGGCAGCGCGGCGCGGGCTACCAGCCCGGCGAGCCGAACTTCGCCGCGATCCAGGGCTGGAACGCGGCCGGCGTCTACCAGCGCGCCATCGCGCTCCTCGGCGCCCGGATCGACGGGCAGTAG
- a CDS encoding gamma-glutamylcyclotransferase, with product MASRPLSLSLDLIARAHPDTVPDDPNALTLLPDDDLAPELEAMLARRASSEGGLWVFAYGSLLWSPEFAFTEQRLGLLRGWHRRFCLLQRRFRGTPEKPGFVLGLDRGGTCRGVAFRLDETDPHATLMPVWRREMKGKGYEGRWVKVETAAGPVTALTFMVNRRSDRYAGRLSDEEIADRIAAACGHLGPSAEYLFRTVEACGRLGIHDRHLWSLQALVAERLRDGRTARG from the coding sequence ATGGCTTCCCGCCCCCTGTCGCTCTCCCTCGACCTCATCGCCCGTGCCCATCCCGACACCGTTCCCGACGATCCGAACGCGTTGACGCTGCTCCCGGACGACGACCTCGCGCCCGAACTCGAAGCGATGCTGGCGCGGCGGGCCTCGTCTGAGGGCGGACTTTGGGTGTTCGCCTACGGCTCGCTGCTGTGGAGCCCGGAATTCGCCTTTACCGAGCAGCGGCTCGGCCTCCTGCGGGGCTGGCACCGCCGCTTCTGCCTGCTGCAGCGGCGGTTTCGCGGCACGCCGGAGAAGCCGGGCTTCGTGCTCGGGCTCGACCGGGGTGGGACCTGCCGCGGCGTCGCCTTCCGCCTGGACGAGACCGATCCGCACGCGACCCTGATGCCGGTCTGGCGGCGGGAGATGAAGGGCAAGGGCTACGAGGGGCGCTGGGTCAAGGTAGAGACCGCGGCCGGGCCGGTCACGGCGCTGACCTTCATGGTGAACCGTAGAAGCGACCGCTACGCCGGGCGCCTCTCCGACGAAGAGATCGCGGACAGGATCGCGGCGGCTTGCGGACATCTGGGCCCGAGTGCCGAATATCTGTTCCGCACCGTGGAGGCTTGCGGCCGGCTCGGCATCCACGATCGGCACCTGTGGTCTCTCCAGGCGCTCGTGGCCGAGCGCCTGCGGGACGGGCGCACCGCCCGCGGGTAG
- the dnaE gene encoding DNA polymerase III subunit alpha produces MARTLKEVGFVHLHVHSSYSLLEGGVKVADLVKAAAADRQPALALTDTNNLFGALEFSEKAAGTGIQPIAGLQLTVCFEAPDPMARMPQAGCANIVLLAQDETGYGNLLRLGSRAHFDGPLGAAPNLAVSALEGNVDGLIGLTGGLTGPLDTALRAGRADQAARRLEVLKAAFGEERLYVEIQRHGLDDGPAVERELLRLADGNGLGIVATNEPFFAKPGDYDAHDALLAIADGRLVSDERRRRLTPRHAFTTRAAMMELFRDLPDALAASVEIAMRCAVRARTRKPILPNFASVAAGEAPPMAEVLAEAADAPVQAVAADEPTELCRQAEAGLGLRLKQHGTAPGFTEEDYRARLKFELDVIVKMKFPGYFLIVSDFIKWAKDHDIPVGPGRGSGAGSLVAWSLLITDLDPLRFGLLFERFLNPERVSMPDFDIDFCVEGRERVIRYVQQRYGERQVGQIITFGTLLARGVLRDVGRVLEMPYGQVDKLTKLVPQNPANPVTLAQAIEGEPKLQQAIEEEPIVARLIEISKKLEGLHRHASTHAAGVVIGDRPLEELVPLYRDPKTGMRVTQFNMKWVEQAGLVKFDFLGLKTLTMLRCCTDLLKQRGIEVDLAQIPLDDPKTYEPMGRGETVAVFQVESAGMRKALCEMQADRLEDIIALVALYRPGPMANIPVYCERKLGRDAGNEASWYPHPMLEPILRETFGIIVYQEQVMEVAKVLAGYTLGEADMLRRAMGKKIKAEMDAQRDRFVKGCLESGIPQAKANEIFDLLAKFADYGFNKSHAAAYALVTYQTAYLKANHPVEFLAAAMTLDIDNTDKLAEFRQDAQRLKITVEPPSVNTSGVVFDVKEGRILYALAAIKGVGRAAVESIVQARGDKPFKDLACFARRLNPRHVNKRTLENLIAAGALDCIEPDRARAWAAVEPMMKMAQGAAEAETSGITDMFGGVASADVALRIPPHEFWTHTDKLKRECDAIGFFLSGHPLDEYGPILQKLRVQSWADFCRAVRAGTASVGRIAASVLDRSERRTKSGNKLGIVILSDQTGHFEAIIFSEGLNQYRDILEPGRPLVLTIQANLEGEDVRARITTAEPLDQAAARHQKGMRIFLRDDRALSSVQQRLTLRGEGEVSLILILDGGEREVEVRLKDRYQATPQVAGALRAVPGVVQVEVN; encoded by the coding sequence ATGGCGCGCACGCTCAAAGAAGTCGGCTTCGTCCACCTCCACGTCCATTCCTCCTACTCGCTGCTCGAAGGGGGCGTGAAGGTCGCTGACCTCGTCAAGGCGGCGGCCGCCGACCGGCAGCCCGCGCTGGCGCTCACCGACACCAACAACCTGTTCGGCGCGCTGGAATTCTCGGAGAAGGCCGCCGGCACCGGCATCCAGCCGATCGCCGGCCTCCAGCTCACGGTCTGCTTCGAGGCGCCCGACCCGATGGCGCGGATGCCGCAGGCCGGCTGCGCCAACATCGTGCTGCTCGCTCAGGACGAGACCGGTTACGGCAACCTGCTGCGGCTCGGCAGCCGCGCCCATTTCGACGGTCCGCTCGGCGCCGCTCCCAACCTCGCCGTCTCGGCGCTCGAGGGCAATGTCGACGGGCTGATCGGCCTGACCGGCGGGCTCACGGGCCCGCTCGACACCGCCTTGCGCGCCGGCCGCGCCGATCAGGCGGCGCGTCGCTTGGAGGTGCTGAAGGCGGCGTTCGGCGAGGAGCGCCTCTACGTCGAGATCCAGCGCCACGGCCTCGACGACGGCCCAGCCGTCGAGCGTGAGCTGCTGCGGCTCGCCGACGGCAACGGCCTCGGCATCGTCGCCACCAACGAGCCGTTCTTCGCCAAGCCCGGCGATTACGACGCCCACGACGCCCTGCTCGCCATCGCGGACGGCCGCCTCGTCTCCGACGAGCGCCGCCGCCGGCTGACGCCGCGGCACGCCTTCACCACACGCGCCGCGATGATGGAGCTGTTCCGCGATCTGCCGGACGCGCTCGCGGCCTCCGTCGAGATCGCCATGCGCTGCGCCGTCCGGGCGCGCACCCGCAAGCCGATCCTGCCGAACTTCGCCAGCGTCGCCGCGGGCGAGGCTCCGCCCATGGCCGAGGTGCTGGCCGAAGCGGCCGACGCCCCGGTCCAGGCGGTGGCCGCCGACGAGCCGACCGAGCTGTGCCGCCAGGCCGAGGCCGGGCTGGGCTTACGCCTGAAGCAGCACGGCACCGCGCCGGGTTTCACGGAAGAGGATTACCGCGCGCGGCTGAAGTTCGAGCTCGACGTCATCGTCAAGATGAAGTTCCCGGGCTACTTCCTGATCGTCTCCGACTTCATCAAGTGGGCCAAGGACCACGACATCCCCGTGGGACCCGGCCGCGGCTCCGGCGCGGGCTCGCTGGTGGCGTGGTCGCTCCTCATCACCGATCTCGATCCGCTCCGCTTCGGCCTGCTGTTCGAGCGCTTCCTCAACCCCGAGCGCGTCTCGATGCCGGACTTCGACATCGATTTCTGCGTCGAGGGCCGCGAGCGCGTGATCCGCTACGTGCAGCAGCGCTACGGCGAGCGGCAGGTCGGGCAGATCATCACCTTCGGTACGCTACTGGCCCGCGGCGTGCTGCGCGACGTCGGCCGCGTGCTGGAGATGCCGTACGGGCAGGTCGACAAGCTGACCAAGCTCGTGCCGCAGAACCCGGCCAACCCCGTGACCCTGGCGCAAGCCATCGAGGGCGAGCCCAAGCTGCAGCAGGCGATCGAGGAAGAGCCGATCGTCGCCCGCCTCATCGAGATCTCGAAGAAACTGGAGGGCCTGCACCGCCACGCCTCCACCCACGCCGCCGGCGTGGTGATCGGCGACCGGCCCCTCGAGGAACTGGTGCCGCTCTATCGAGACCCGAAGACGGGCATGCGGGTGACCCAGTTCAACATGAAGTGGGTCGAGCAGGCCGGCCTCGTCAAATTCGACTTCCTGGGCCTCAAGACCCTCACCATGCTGCGGTGCTGCACCGACTTGCTGAAGCAGCGCGGCATCGAGGTGGATTTGGCTCAAATCCCGCTCGACGACCCGAAAACCTACGAGCCGATGGGGCGCGGCGAGACGGTGGCGGTGTTCCAGGTGGAATCCGCCGGCATGCGCAAGGCGCTGTGCGAGATGCAGGCCGACCGCTTGGAGGACATCATCGCGCTGGTGGCGCTCTACCGGCCGGGCCCGATGGCCAACATCCCGGTCTATTGCGAGCGCAAGCTCGGGCGCGACGCCGGCAACGAGGCGAGCTGGTATCCGCACCCGATGCTGGAGCCGATCCTGCGGGAGACCTTCGGGATCATCGTCTACCAAGAGCAGGTGATGGAGGTCGCGAAGGTTCTGGCCGGCTACACGCTGGGCGAGGCCGACATGCTGCGGCGCGCCATGGGCAAGAAGATTAAGGCGGAGATGGACGCTCAGCGCGACCGCTTCGTGAAGGGCTGCCTGGAAAGCGGAATCCCTCAGGCGAAGGCCAACGAGATCTTCGACCTCTTGGCGAAGTTCGCCGATTACGGCTTCAACAAGTCGCACGCCGCGGCCTACGCGCTCGTGACCTACCAGACCGCCTATCTCAAGGCGAACCATCCGGTCGAGTTCCTGGCCGCGGCCATGACGCTCGATATCGACAACACCGACAAGCTCGCCGAATTCCGCCAGGACGCGCAGCGCCTCAAGATCACTGTCGAGCCGCCTTCGGTGAACACCTCGGGCGTGGTCTTCGATGTGAAGGAGGGCCGCATCCTCTACGCGCTCGCCGCGATCAAGGGCGTCGGCCGCGCGGCGGTGGAGTCGATCGTCCAAGCCCGCGGCGACAAGCCGTTCAAGGATCTCGCCTGCTTCGCCCGGCGTCTCAACCCGCGCCACGTCAACAAGCGCACGCTGGAGAACCTGATCGCGGCCGGTGCGCTCGACTGCATCGAGCCGGACCGGGCACGGGCCTGGGCCGCGGTCGAGCCGATGATGAAGATGGCCCAAGGCGCGGCCGAGGCCGAGACCTCCGGCATCACCGACATGTTCGGCGGCGTCGCTTCCGCCGACGTGGCGCTTCGTATTCCGCCGCACGAGTTCTGGACCCACACCGACAAGCTCAAGCGCGAGTGCGACGCCATCGGCTTCTTCCTCTCGGGCCATCCGCTCGACGAGTACGGGCCGATCCTCCAGAAGCTGCGGGTTCAGTCCTGGGCCGATTTCTGCCGGGCGGTGCGGGCGGGCACGGCCAGTGTCGGGCGGATCGCCGCCTCGGTGCTCGACCGTTCGGAACGGCGCACCAAGAGCGGCAACAAGCTCGGCATCGTCATCCTCTCGGACCAGACCGGCCACTTCGAGGCGATCATCTTCTCCGAGGGGCTGAACCAGTACCGCGACATCCTCGAGCCCGGCCGACCGCTGGTGCTGACGATCCAGGCGAACCTCGAGGGCGAGGACGTGCGCGCCCGCATCACCACCGCCGAGCCCCTCGATCAGGCCGCCGCCCGCCACCAGAAGGGCATGCGCATCTTCCTGCGCGACGACCGCGCCTTGAGTTCGGTCCAGCAGCGCCTGACCCTGCGCGGCGAGGGCGAGGTCTCGCTGATCCTGATCCTCGACGGCGGCGAGCGCGAGGTCGAAGTCCGCCTGAAGGACCGTTATCAGGCCACCCCGCAGGTCGCGGGCGCGCTGCGCGCCGTGCCGGGCGTGGTGCAGGTCGAGGTGAACTGA
- a CDS encoding branched-chain amino acid ABC transporter substrate-binding protein: MTKRSAWAILLTVALAGPLAAAEPLKIGLAVPLSGPDAGFGQGARLGAEQAVAEINRAGGVVGRKLQLVVQDDAADPKQAAAIARRFAGSGVRFVIGPLTSGASAAASQVYEETGILSVTPGATWAPLTRRGAGLLFRLSGSDAQQGALGGALLAERFRGKPVAIVHDKTSFGRGLADEAARALKARGGGERLFEGVSRDDRESAALVAKLRALGIEAIYFGGLAAPAASLIRAMREAGLTTTMIGSDGLLDKDFAQAPGAEGTLMTVPAAPPRLPEPRGTKTPRGPEADLFASPAYAAVEVMRQGIEGARSTEPAKVAATLRGGAPLRTVLGEVAFDAGGDLVKPPFIVTAWRRLPDGRLDFAGNESSP; encoded by the coding sequence GTGACGAAGCGGAGCGCGTGGGCAATCCTTCTCACCGTCGCGCTCGCGGGCCCCCTCGCGGCCGCCGAGCCGCTGAAGATCGGGCTCGCCGTCCCCCTGAGCGGGCCCGATGCCGGGTTCGGCCAGGGGGCGCGGCTCGGCGCCGAGCAGGCGGTGGCCGAGATCAACCGCGCGGGCGGGGTGGTGGGCCGAAAGCTTCAGCTCGTGGTGCAGGACGATGCCGCCGATCCGAAACAGGCGGCGGCGATCGCCCGTCGCTTTGCGGGAAGCGGCGTGCGCTTCGTCATCGGCCCGCTCACCTCGGGGGCGAGCGCGGCGGCGAGCCAAGTCTACGAGGAGACCGGCATCCTCTCGGTGACGCCCGGTGCGACCTGGGCCCCGCTGACCCGCCGCGGCGCCGGCCTGCTGTTCCGGCTCTCGGGTAGCGACGCGCAGCAGGGCGCGCTCGGCGGGGCGCTTCTCGCCGAGCGGTTCCGCGGCAAGCCGGTCGCTATCGTCCACGACAAGACCAGCTTCGGCCGCGGTCTCGCCGACGAGGCCGCCCGTGCCCTCAAGGCTCGCGGTGGGGGGGAACGCTTGTTCGAGGGCGTTTCCCGCGACGACCGCGAGTCCGCCGCGCTCGTCGCCAAGCTGCGGGCGCTCGGGATCGAGGCGATCTATTTCGGCGGCCTGGCGGCGCCGGCTGCAAGCCTGATCCGGGCCATGCGCGAGGCCGGCCTGACGACAACCATGATCGGCAGCGACGGCCTGCTCGACAAGGACTTTGCGCAAGCTCCCGGCGCCGAGGGCACGCTGATGACAGTCCCGGCCGCGCCGCCCCGCCTGCCCGAACCGAGGGGCACGAAGACGCCGCGGGGGCCCGAGGCCGACCTGTTCGCCAGCCCGGCCTACGCGGCGGTGGAGGTGATGCGGCAAGGCATCGAGGGCGCACGCTCGACCGAGCCGGCCAAGGTTGCGGCCACCTTGCGTGGCGGCGCCCCGCTCCGAACCGTTCTCGGCGAGGTGGCGTTCGATGCGGGCGGCGATCTCGTGAAGCCGCCCTTCATCGTCACGGCGTGGCGCCGGCTCCCCGACGGGCGGCTCGACTTTGCCGGCAATGAAAGCTCGCCATAG
- the parC gene encoding DNA topoisomerase IV subunit A, which translates to MGQPVLPPPSDGIESVELKTALEERYYAYALSTIMQRALPDARDGLKPVHRRILYGMRLLRLDPTSAFKKCAKIVGDVMGDFHPHGDQAIYDALVRLSQDFAQRYPLVDGQGNFGNIDGDGPAAYRYTEARLTEVARLLLDGIDEDTVDFRPSYNGEKEEPVVLPAAFPNLLANGSQGIAVGMATSIPPHNAAELCDAALYLIQNREATSEQLCTFVQGPDFPTGGILIDTPETIREAYRTGRGGFRVRARWAKEEQGRGTWNIVVTEIPYGVPKARLIEKLADLLQEKKLPLLADVRDESAEDVRVVLEPRSRSVDPVMLMESLFRLSELEARVPLNLNVLVGGVVPRVIGLAECLREWVDHRRVVLQRRSSYRLGQIERRLEILGGLLIVYLDLDEVIRIIREEDDPKASLMARFELTEVQANAILDTRLRSLRKLEEMELKREFEELTKEKEGIEALLGSEKLQWTEITKQIRAVKKTFGPETKLGKRRTTLENPPDTAGIDFTAAMVEREPITVILSEKGWIRALKGHVTELSGVAFKGDDTLKVSFLSETTAKILLLASNGKVFTLEASKLPGGRGFGDPVRLMVDLDDGTEIVAALPYKPESKLLIAGSDGRGFIAPSDALVANTRKGKAILGLDEGASAVLLVPAEGDHIAVCSSDKLMLVFPASEVTELGRGKGVRLQRCRQSQLADACVFTLAEGLPWRDGSGQARLAQSAMLEKWMGHRSDAGTLMTRSFPKFERFGK; encoded by the coding sequence ATGGGCCAGCCCGTCCTGCCGCCGCCGAGCGATGGCATCGAGAGCGTCGAGCTGAAGACGGCGCTGGAGGAGCGCTACTATGCCTATGCGCTCTCCACGATCATGCAGCGCGCGCTGCCCGATGCCCGCGACGGCCTCAAGCCCGTGCACCGGCGCATCCTCTACGGCATGCGCCTGCTGCGGCTCGACCCGACCTCGGCTTTCAAGAAGTGCGCGAAGATCGTCGGCGACGTGATGGGTGACTTCCACCCCCACGGCGATCAGGCGATCTACGACGCGCTGGTGCGCCTCTCCCAGGATTTTGCCCAGCGCTACCCCCTGGTCGATGGCCAGGGCAATTTCGGCAATATCGACGGCGACGGACCGGCGGCCTACCGCTACACCGAGGCGCGGCTGACCGAGGTCGCCCGGCTGCTGCTCGACGGGATCGACGAGGACACGGTCGATTTCCGCCCCTCCTACAACGGCGAGAAGGAGGAGCCCGTCGTCCTGCCGGCGGCCTTCCCGAACCTTCTCGCCAACGGCAGCCAGGGCATCGCGGTCGGCATGGCGACCTCGATCCCGCCGCACAACGCCGCCGAACTCTGCGACGCGGCGCTCTACCTGATCCAGAACCGCGAGGCGACGTCCGAGCAGCTCTGCACCTTCGTGCAGGGACCGGACTTTCCGACCGGCGGCATCCTGATCGATACGCCCGAGACCATCCGCGAGGCCTACCGCACCGGCCGCGGCGGTTTTCGCGTCCGCGCCCGCTGGGCCAAGGAGGAGCAGGGGCGCGGTACCTGGAACATCGTCGTCACCGAGATCCCCTACGGCGTGCCGAAGGCCCGCCTCATCGAGAAGCTCGCCGACCTGCTCCAGGAGAAGAAGCTGCCGCTGCTCGCCGACGTGCGCGACGAGTCGGCCGAGGACGTGCGTGTCGTGCTGGAGCCGCGCTCGCGCTCGGTCGATCCGGTGATGCTGATGGAATCGCTGTTCCGGCTCTCGGAATTGGAGGCGCGGGTCCCGCTCAATCTCAACGTGCTGGTCGGCGGGGTCGTCCCCCGCGTCATCGGGCTCGCCGAGTGCCTGCGCGAATGGGTCGATCACCGCCGCGTCGTGCTGCAGCGCCGCTCGAGCTACCGCCTCGGCCAGATCGAACGGCGCCTCGAAATCCTCGGCGGCCTACTCATCGTCTATCTCGACCTCGACGAGGTGATCCGCATCATCCGCGAGGAGGACGACCCGAAGGCTTCCCTGATGGCCCGGTTCGAACTCACCGAGGTCCAGGCCAACGCCATCCTCGACACGCGCCTGCGCTCGCTCCGGAAGCTCGAGGAGATGGAGCTGAAGCGCGAGTTCGAGGAACTCACCAAGGAGAAGGAGGGGATCGAGGCGCTGCTCGGCTCCGAGAAGCTCCAGTGGACGGAGATCACTAAGCAGATCCGCGCGGTGAAGAAGACGTTCGGGCCGGAGACGAAACTCGGAAAGCGGCGCACCACCCTGGAAAACCCGCCGGACACCGCCGGCATCGACTTCACCGCCGCCATGGTCGAGCGCGAGCCGATCACCGTCATCCTGTCCGAGAAGGGCTGGATCCGCGCGCTCAAGGGGCACGTGACCGAGCTGTCGGGTGTGGCCTTCAAGGGCGACGACACCCTGAAGGTCTCCTTCCTCAGCGAGACCACGGCAAAGATCCTGCTGCTCGCCTCGAACGGCAAGGTCTTCACCCTCGAAGCCTCGAAGCTGCCCGGCGGGCGCGGCTTTGGCGATCCGGTGCGGCTGATGGTCGATCTCGACGACGGCACCGAGATCGTGGCCGCTCTGCCCTACAAGCCCGAGAGCAAGCTGCTGATCGCCGGCTCGGACGGGCGCGGCTTCATCGCGCCGTCCGACGCACTGGTCGCCAACACCCGCAAGGGCAAGGCGATCCTCGGCCTCGACGAGGGGGCGAGCGCGGTGCTGCTGGTGCCGGCCGAGGGCGACCACATCGCCGTCTGCTCCTCCGACAAGCTGATGCTGGTCTTCCCGGCCTCCGAGGTGACGGAACTCGGTCGCGGCAAGGGCGTGCGCCTGCAGCGCTGCCGCCAGAGCCAGCTCGCGGATGCCTGCGTCTTCACCCTGGCGGAGGGCTTGCCCTGGCGCGACGGCTCGGGCCAGGCGCGGCTCGCTCAAAGCGCGATGCTGGAGAAGTGGATGGGCCACCGCTCCGATGCCGGCACGCTGATGACCCGCAGCTTCCCGAAGTTCGAGCGGTTCGGGAAGTAA